From Bernardetia sp.:
TGCATAAGGCAAAAAAAGAAGAAAGATAATACTTTTTTCGTGCGTTTACCCTAATTTAGGTTAGACTTTTAGTCTGATGACAAAGACTTTATTTACTCCAAAAACTTAGCTTTTGATTTTACAGAGCAATCAGAAAGACTGGTGTACAAAATTAACTGTGATAACCTTTATTATTATTGATTTTGCAAGTAATTAGACTTCACCTCGCTGCCATTTGACAAAAGGCGAAGTATCTTGATTTTTGTAGCCGTGAAAACTAGCAGCTAAGAATATTACAATTCCAAAACCAAGAGCTGTATAGGCAATCAGAGATTCGGTGTACCAATGGCGATATGCAATAGCTATCAATGCCCAAACGCCTACCATAGCCGTTTCTCTTAGATTTCTAGTAGCGATAAGCCCTAAATACAAGCCTGTGGCTGCCACAATCATCAAGACTGTCCATGTAGATGCAAAAAGAGGTTCTCCTTGCCAACCTAAACTGACAAAAAATGCTGAAAGATTAGCTATGGAAGCTACCATAATCCATCCCAAATAAATAACGATAGGCCACCAAACAAAAACAATAATTCGAACAGGTGCATCCCACATTTCTAAACGAAGGTTTTTGGTCAGTTGAATCAAAGAAAGAAGCAAAAAGAACATTGTCATAACAGAAATAGCAATGTGTTCATTCAACCAAACCACTACCCAAGCTGCATTACAAATATTGGCTATAATGAGCCAAAGTCCTGTTTCGTGAATGGTTCGAATAAATAAATTTTCTGATTTGTCATAATCTATTTCTGAATCTTTAAATTTGTGAAGGACATACCATTGGAAACCAACAAAAGCAAAAAGCATCAGAAATATTACTCCCCAAATAGAAAAAGCATAACTTGCTGGGGTAAAAAGCGTATCATATTTCTGACTAATCTCTCCAATTGTTTTGCCTCCGAAAAAGCCTGTATTGGAAAGATAATTCATAAAGACAGTAATAATGAGTGTAAGCGTATTAAAAAATACGAGTAATTTAGTTTTCATAGTGTTGTTTTAGTTAAAAAAATTGGTCAGATTGAGGATATAAAAAAAATATGTTCTTTAAAAAATAGTTCGATATAAACTACAAGTAATAAAATCAAACAAAAAACATGAATCCTACACTACATATAAGTCTTTTACAAGCTAATTTGTTTTGGGAAGACTCTATGAAGAATAAAAGTCATTTTGAAAACTTGCTTTCTAATTTTTTTGAAAATGAAGAAAATCAAAACACAGATATTGTTGTGTTACCTGAAATGTTTACTACTGGCTTTACAATGAATGTAGATTTGGCTGAAAAAATAGAAGATAGTCCAACCTTAGAATGGCTGAAGAAAAACACTAAAAAATATGATGTAGCCATTACTGGAAGTATAATTATTGAAGATGATAAAAAGTTTTATAATCGCTTATTTTTCGTAGAACCGAATGGAAATTATAATTACTATGATAAGAAGCATCTTTTCAGAATGGCAGACGAACAAAAAACCTTTACAGCAGGAATAGAACATCTGATTTTTGAGTATAAAGGTTGGAAAATTTGTCCACAGATTTGTTATGACTTGCGCTTTCCTGTTTTTTCTAGGAACAGATTAAATATTGATAAAGATGGAATAGCTACTTCTGGATATGATATTCTGCTCTATGTAGCTAACTTTCCTGCTGCTCGTGCGTTGGCTTGGAATACACTTTTACCTGCTCGTGCCATTGAAAACTCTTGTTATGCAATTGGAGTAAATAGAATTGGAAAAGATGGAAAAGGAATTAATTATGATGGAGATTCAGCTATTTACAATCCCAAAGGAGAAAAGTTAGATTCAAAAATTGAAAATATTGGAGAGGCTGAAATTTTGTCGTATTCGCTTTCGGCAACGGATTTGCAAGAATATAGAAAAAAGTTTCAAGTCTATTTAGATGATGATAATTTTGAGTTGAAATAAATTTTTAGAAGATATTTTTATATGAAGTTAAATTTATTTTATTTATTCATACTGTTTTGCTTTTCAACTACGCTTCTCTTAGCAAAAACAGCACAAAGTCAAACGTACAGATTGTTGTATCGCTTTATTGATAAAGACACAGGCAAACCGATTGATGGTGTAAGTGTACGCATTTTAAATACATCAAATAATGCTGAACAGGTAACCGTTACTGGAAAAGATGGCGAAACACTTGTTTACTTAGAACCAGAAACTACTTTTTTGATTCGTGCCTACAATAGAAAATATTTTTCGACAGATACCCTTCGTCTTCAAACTCAAAAACTGCCAAATGAAATTGCTAAAAATGACTCAAGACGAGATATAAAAAAAGATATTCCACTAGAAAAAATAAATATTGGTCTAGTAAAAAAACTCGTGGGGGTTTATTTTTCTCCGAATAGTGATGAGGTTTTGCCAGAGTGTAAAATTATTTTGAAAAGGTTGGCGTATATATTACGCCTCAATCCACGTATCATAATTGAAGTAGCTGCACACACTGACTCTAGGGGAGAAGATGCATATAACCTTGAATTAACTCAAAGGCAAGCAAATGCACTTAAAGAGTTTTTGATAGAGCAAGGTATTTCTGATGATAGAATCAAAGCTAGAGGTTTTGGAGAGAGTATTTTGGTAAATCAGTGCCAAAATGATGTCAAATGTACTTCTGCCGAACACCTACAAAATCGCCGTGTAGAATATGTAATTATAGGGTTAGAATAAATCAAAACTTCCTCAAAATCAACTATTTACATTCATTATAAATTAAAGTTTTTAAGTAGCAATACCGAACATATATATTTTTTTAACGTTTTCGTGTTAAGTTCTTTTTAACTAAAAATTATTTTTATGAGTAAGAACAAAAAACTCTTCAAAAAAATAGCTATATGGACAGTAGGTATTTTGGGTATATCATTTATCACATTGGTAGTTCATATTTATTTAGTAACTAATCCTACAGATAAACTTCCTAACCATGACGTTTATTTAAGCCGCATAGATTTCAAAGAAAGTATAGACTCCCTTGAAGCCAATCGAATTATGAATCACATTCGGACAATGAAAGGAGTTACAAATGCGCATTTCAATGTTCCTGCAGGAACACTTGTGTACGGTTATAAAAAAGATATTCAAGACCCTCAAAGCATTTACGAACAAGTATCAAAATTTACATCTCTTAAGTCGGAAAGATTGATAGTAACAGAAGAAGACATTGCAAAAGGCTGTCCTGCATTTGATAAATCTGGTTTTACATACCAGTTTGGTCAGTTTGTAAAAAATATATTTCGTTAGTAAAACTACAACATATTTTTAAGTGTGTTGTATTTATTTTTTCAATAAAAATATAATAATATTATCATCATATTGATATATTTTTATATTCCACCTTTAACCTCACAAAATACGATGAAAAACTTTAAATTTAGATTGAACTATTTAGCAATGCTAGCTTTGGTTAGTCTCTTAGCATTCTCTATGTCATCTTGTAATAATGACGATGATGATGATGACAATGAAACAGAAACACCAACACTTTATGACAGAGTAGGTGGTACTACTATGGTTACTGACCCTGTAAGTGGTGGGCAAATTCAACAAGGACGCTTAACATTACGTGCTGTTGTAGATAGTGCTATTTTTGTAATTGCTGCAGACCCTGAATTGCAACCTTATTTTGCTGTTCTTTTAGCAGAGGTTGGAAACAACGATTTGAGTGGTTTTTCGGCACTAAGTAATAGCTTGACAGATTTTTTTGTAGTAGCTACTAGTGAAAATACAGTAGGTAACTACACAGGCTTAGATATGGTATCTGCGCACGATCCAGCTCAAAACCCTCGCATGGCTCTCAAAGCTGATAATGCTGCAATGGATGCCTTTATTGCAGATGTTGGAGTTTCTTTAGGAAAAAACGGAGTAACAGATCAAGAACTCATCAACGACTTAGTAGCTTTATTAGAAACTTTAAGAGACCCTATCGTGCAACGATAGATTATTATCTAAAATATAAAAAGAAAACTCAACAAGTTTGCAATAATTTGTTGAGTTTTTTTATGTAAGACTAACTTATCTCTTCACTTCCTAAGGAGGATTCGGTCTATTTTCTCTAGCAAAAAATAATATAATCTGATTTCCACTAACGTCTGTCTGAAAACATTCCTAAAAAAAATACTCTTCATTACGAATAATAAAGAGTACTCTAAAAATTTTTATTTTGTCTTTTACATTACTTTCAAACGCTGTCCAACATTGAGTTTGTCTGAACGCAAATTATTGAGTTGCTTCAATCTTGAAACGCTAATTCCTGCATTGTTGGCAATTCCCCAAAGTGTATCGCCTTGTTTGACAACATGATACGTTCCAGAAGATTTGGTAGAAGACGAAGTTGTTGTAGTCGTTCTTTTAGATGTAGAATTGGTTGTTTTAGCAACTGCACTATAACTGCGATTATTTTTCACACCGTACATTACTATTTTTTGTCCAATATTGATTCTTGAACCATAGATTCCGTTCCATCGTCTAAGAGAAGAAACTGATGTTCCGTATTTTACTGCAATACCCCCAAGTGTTTCACCTTTACTTACTACATGGTAGGATTTTGTACCAGAAGGCTTTTTATAAGTTCTACTTGTAGTAGTTGTTCTTGCAGAAGCTGTGTAGCTTTGAGCAGTAGTAGTATTAGCTTTTGTATTTTTATAATTAGATGCTGTTCTAGTAGCTGTTGAAGTGGTTGAACTTCTATAATTTGGATTCTGACAAGCTATCAAAATCTCTTCTTGACTCTTCCAGAAAAATTCAGATCTGTTTTTAGGAATTCTGATAGGATGCTCTTTGGCATAGTTTGGAATAATTCCACGCTTTGCCTCTGGATTCATTGCCTTCAAATCAGCAGCACACATACGAAGCTCATCAGCAAGTTTGTCTAAATTTACATATTGACTAACAAAAACTGTATCATATTCCATTGCATAAACAGGATTTTCCACTACCATTCCGTGGTCTTCTGCATAATTGAATAGATAGGCATACGTTGTGTAAAGAGGTACATACGCACGAGTTTCTCTTGGCAAATAATTGTAGATTTCCCAAAATGTATTTTTTCCAGAACGACGCATCGCCTTTTTCACATTTCCCGGTCCACAGTTGTAGGCAGCAATGGCAAGTTCCCAGTCTCCATCAAAAAACTCATTCAAATACTTCAAGTATTTACAAGCTGCGATAGTAGAAGAGGTTGGATCCATTCTTTCATCTATGTAAAAATTTTGATTCAAATCAAAGACTTTTCCTGTACGTGGCATAAACTGCCAAAGCCCAACAGCTCCAGCATGCGAACGAACTTGTGTTTTAAATGCTGACTCTACGACCACCAAATATTTCAATTCTTCTGGCATTCCTTGTTCTTTCAAAATCTTCTCAAAGAGTGGAAAATATTCGTCCGACTTTGCAATCAGTGTATTGGTATAAGTATAATATTTTACTCCATATTTTTCTATAAAATTTCTAACTTCTGGGGTATAGTTGAAAGGAACTTCTTTCTCAATAGCTTTCATACGAGCAGCTATTTCTTTATCAGAGAGCGCACTTCTAAAATTACCAGCCAAATCTATTTCTTCTAAAAACTCAATCGTAGAATCTTGATGGTCAAAAAAGAGTTCTGCATCTACCATGATTGCCTCATCGCTCACAATTTCTTCAATTTCATTGAGATATTCTACTGGTTGTCCTGAAACATAAGAAACAAAATCAGCCAAAAGATGATAAGAAAAACGTTTTTGGTCTTGCAAATCACTAGAGTCTGAAGGCGTTAGGGGAGTACCTACAATCAGACGCTCCACAGCAGGAGGTGCGCCTGTCGGTGTAAATATAGAAGTCTTAAATCTATGTGAGTTCCACTTTGCCGTATCCGAATAATTTTGATGGAGAAGGTCTGTATTTTTTGTTAGAACAGAATGGTTGAGATGAGTTGAGGATATTGTTTTTTGTTTATCTGTAGTAGAGACTGTATTTTCTAAGGTAAAACTCTTGTGTTCTTCATATTTTAATCCATTTTGCGCTGACAAAGTATTGGTCGTACAGAACACAAATGCAGAAACTAGAAAAAGATGAAATAATGAATTTGCTTTTTCTTGAATAGATAGTTCGCTCATTGGCATAAGTGAAAAAATATTTTCGATAAATTATATATATATTTTTTAAACTGACTACAAATATAATAAACTAAAAATCAAATAGTTATACTATTTTTAAAATAGGCTTTTGTCAAGATGTTAGACTTTTAAGGATATACTCGCTTTTCGATAATAAATGCTATTCCTTTTTCATATCCTTACTCAATAATAATTTCTTTTGAAAATTTGACGTAAAGCAAAATTATATTTTTAGAAAGACAAATATCTTATTTTTTTGATAGGAAATCGAATTATTTTATGTGTTTTTATAAAAAACGACAATCAAATCAGTACAGAAATTAATCCGAAATCTGTTTTTTGTTGTTTTATGGTATATTTTGAAGTATTGTTTTCGATAAAGCTACTAAACTTAGCGATTTATTTCAAGTGTTTTTAGATATATTGATAAGATTTGCCTGTGAAGAATCTACATAAATAATAAAAAAAACTATCAAGATTAGCTCTTGATAGTTTTAAATTTATTCTTGATAGTTTTGTTTCTGTTTCTTAAAAACGCATTCCCATAACTAAAATATCATCTATTTGAGAACGGTCGCCTTTCCATTCTTTAAATCTTTTATCTAAGATTTGTTTTTGTTCTTCTACTGGTTTTTGATGAATTTCTTTCAAGAGAGCTTTGAAATTTTTACTCATAAACTTTTCCGACTTCTCGCCTCCAAATTGGTCTTGATAACCATCTGAAAAGATATACACCATAGTTGGCTCACTTAAATCTACTTCGTGGCGAGTATAATTTCTGTCTAACTGAAACTGAACGCCTCCTATTGGATATTTGTCGCCCTTAATGACACTCATTTCTCCATTTTTGAAATAGACCAACGGATTTTTTGCGCCAGAAAATTGCAATTTTTTAGCTTCTGTATCGATAACACAAAGTGCTAAATCCATTCCGTCACGGCTTTTATTTTCTTCTTGTCTCAATGCTTTTCTCACGCTATCATGAAGCTCATTCAAAATTTTGTCAGATTCTAATACTCCTCTTGCACTTACAATCTCATTCAATAAATCGTTTCCAATCAGCGACATAAAAGCACCAGGAACGCCATGTCCTGTACAATCAGCTGCCGTTACCACAATTTTGTTCTCTTGCTTCACAAACCAATAAAAATCACCACTTACAATATCTCTTGGTTTGAAATAAATAAACGATTCTGGAATAGACTCTTTGATTTCTTCTACACGAGGCAAAGCTGCATCTTGAATACGTTTTGCATAATTTATACTTTCAGTAATGCTTTGGTTTTTTGCCTCAATAATTTCCTTCTGTATTGTAATTTCGTTGGTTCTTTCTTCTATTGTTTTTTCTAAGTCTCGGCTATACCTTTCTAATTTTTGATGAAGTTGTTCTTTTTCTGTAATAGATTCTTTAAGGCGTTTGACGTGCTTTATCGTTTTGGCAATGGTTGCTCCTAAATCGTTGAAGTTGATAGGCTTTGTTACAAAATCAAAAGCTCCATTATTCATTGCTCGTCTGATATTTCTCATATCTCCATACGCCGACACAATAACTGTTTGAACAGTCGGATTGACAACTTTTGTTTTGGAGAGCAATGTAATACCATCCATCTCTGGCATATTTACATCACATAAAATAACGTCTATATTGGGGTTATCTTTCAGTTTTTCAAGAGCTTCTGAACCATTTGCAGCAAAAATAAACTCATATTCATTATTACGAAGCTGCTTTCTGAATTTTTGTTTCATCAAAAGCTGTACGTCTGGTTCGTCATCTACAACCATTAATATTGTTGGCATAGGAATAGTTTATTTTTATTGTAAGGAGGTATATTTATCAGACTATTTTGGAAAGAATAACCTATTTTTCTAGCTTAATTTAACTAAGATTTAAACAAATTTAATGCAAAAAATTAGTTTGCCCTAAACATACTCAAAAGTTGGGACACAAACAAAGAAAAAGCGTCGATTAATAAGGTAAAACATTCGGTAAAAACAAAAAAAGTAGAAACAAAGACAAGAAAAAAGGAACTTTAAAGAGCTAGAATTGAGTATTATTTAGTAAATTTAGAAATAGGTTTCCTTATTTTAAATAAGATTCCATCTAACTGGTAACTGTTTCAACTGATAATCAATAACTGAAACCATGCGTAGTTTTGCAGAATTTAAAGCCCTTTTTGATGAAGACTTACTCCCAGAACTAAAGGAGTTGAAAAAAGAACTTACTTGGCGCAATATCCTTCAATTCGGAATTGTGATAGCCTTGGCTGTTATTTTGAGTGTTCTTTTTGTCTTAATTGCTATGGAAATTGTTTCTATTTGGGTAGTGGTAGTCGTATCTGTGCTTCTTATTGCTGGTGCAATTTGGCAAGTTCGAAAGCTCGCCGACCGAAGAGATATTCAGATGCGCTATAAAAAAACAGTCAATTCTAAGCTCATAGAATTTGTTGCTCCTAGAGGAGAATACAATCCTGATGGTTTTGTTCCTTATAAAGATTTTTTGGAAAGCGAACTCTTTAAACGTGAACCCGATTTTTATGGTGGAGATGATTTGCTAATCACTAAACAAAATGGAGTAGAAGTAAAATTTTCAGAAGTAAAAGCTGCTTGGGAAGAACAAGGAGAAGATATAAAAGGCAATGACTCTAGTCAGTGGCATGTCATTTTTGATGGAATTTTTATGGTTTCGTCTTTACGAAAGAGTTTTCCAGATATGGTCATTATTCCAGATATTTCAGAAGGCAGTTTTGGAAGGTTAGGCTACAAAGCAAAAAAAGCAAATCATCAACACGGAGAATTTGTAGATGTAGAACATCCAGAATTTAACAACTACTTTACAGCTTATGCTAAAGATGCCAAACAGGCAAAAAAAATGATTAGTGAAGAATTTATGGATAAAGCCGTTGAGATTGCTCAAACTATTGAAGAACCTATTTATTTTTCATTTAATGGAAAAAAAATGTACGTAGCTATTCGTTATGACAAACCTATGTTTGAATTTAATACGTATCTTGCAGACATAACGAATCCAGAAAAGCCGTTTGAAATCTTTAAAGAAATGGACTTTTTGGTCACCATTGGAGCTTCGCTGAACAGTATGGGCAAACGCAAAATGCCAGATATGGGCAGCCTTGGAGGTGGATTTGGAAACAACTTTGGAGGCATGAGTGGAATGGGAGGCTTAGGAGATATGGACGGCATGGCAGGAATGGGCATGATGGGAATGGAAGAGCCAAGACAAAAACAGGCAGAACCTAAGGCAGAAGAAGAAGATATGATAGGAAGTTTGGGTTCTATGTCAGCAGAAGATTTAGGGCTAACAGAGGAGGAAATGCAGGCTCTTTTGAGAGGAGAATAGCCTACTGCTGACTAATTGCTTAAATAGGATTTGGCTTCGCTAATTTTCAATTCGTAATTCGTAATTTTTAATTTGTAATTGATATCATGACTTTTTTTCAACGCATCAATAATTTTTATTTTTGGTTTTTTGTTGCCTTCATTTTATGGATGTTTTTTTTAGATGGCAATGATATTCTGAATCAGATTCGAATGCGCCAAACGCTAGACGAGCTACAAGCAGAAAAACAATATTATAGCAAACAAATTGACCTTTTGGAAACTAAACAAGAGCAAATCAATAACGCCAAAAGCCTAGAAGAAATAGCTAGAGAAAAATACCTCATGACCAAAGAAGGCGAAGATGTGTATGTGGTAGATTAATTGAATTTTAGAATTTAGATTTATTAAGCATATAGAATGAAACACAGAAGATAACCGTCGTTGAGGCTCAAAACACAACTATCAACGAGGAAAGGCTATCCTAAACGACGGTTCAAAACCTCGTTTACGGTTGAGAAAGCACATGAAAATATTTTTCATAGCTCTAAGCAATTTTTTACTTTTAACTTTGCATTTTTCATTAATCTACCCCATTTTAAATCCAATCACAAGAACATCATCTATCTGCTGATGCTTACCTTTCCAACGCATAAAACCACGTTCTAAAAGCTCTTTTTGTGCTTGCATTCCCTCTCTGTGAATGTCTTGTAAGACCTTACGGAAACGTTTTTTCATAAATTTCTCATTGTGCTTCCCTCCAAATTGGTCTTGGTAGCCGTCAGAAAAAATATAAAAAGTAGTGGGTTGTGTTACTTCAATGATGTGTTCTGTGAAAGTTGGCGTTTTCTTCAAATACTTTCTTGAATATCCTCCAATGCCTCTAATGCTACCTTTTTGCTGTTCTACTTTCCCATCAGCAATATAAATAAGTGGATTCTTTGCTCCTCCAAAGGTTACCTTCTTATTTTCATCATCTATAACACATATCGACATATCCATTCCATCACGGCTTTGTGTTTCGTTTTGACGTAATGTATTTCGCACAGACTTATCTAGCTCATTCAAAATCATTGCAGGGCTAGTTATTCCCATCACATTTACAATTCTGTCTAAATGTGTTTCGGCAATAATAGACATAAACGCACCTGGAACGCCATGTCCTGTGCAGTCGATAGCAGCAACAATTGTTTTTCCATCTTTTTCTGTAAACCAATAAAAATCGCCACTCACAATATCACGAGGCAAAAATAACACAAAGGCTTCAAACTTATCTTTTAAAATAGAAAGAGGAGGCAAAAGTGCGTGTTGAATACGTTTAGCGTAATTTATACTATCTGTAATGTCTTTATTTTTAGCCTCAAGTGCAATTCTGTTTTCATCTATTTCTCTGTTTTGAGCTTCTATTTTGGTGTAGGCTTGTGAATTATCTAAAGCAATAACAATATAAGTAGCCAAATTTCGCAGAATAGACAAATGATTGGAGTCAAAGGCATTTTCTTTATAGCTTTGCACCGAAACGACACCCATTTTTCGTTCTCCTAACACAAGAGGTAAATACACCACAGAAGAAGTCGTTTTACCAAAAATTGGATTTGGTTTTTCTTCCATATACCTTGCGTACTCTTGCTCCACATTGTGAATTATAATTTCACGCTGTTCATTAAAACACTTCACAGCAAGCTCATTTTTGTCGTTCAAATCTACTACATGAAAAGGAAGGACATTTCCATTTTCAATAAAACCAGAGACTGTCAAATAATTGGCATCTTTATCAAATATAGCGACACCAAAAGCATCAGCAGGCATTACCTTTTGGATATTGTCGTAAACAGCTCGGATAATTTCTTTATGATGTAAACTGGCTGTTATTTGTCTTCCAATATCACTCAAAAGGCGAATATTTGCATACGCACTTTCTAGTTGGTCTCGCTGCACACGTAGTTCTTCAGTGGTTTCTAAAAGCTCACCTGTTCTTTCCTTGACCGAATTTTCTAATCTCTGATTTTGCTCTCTTATAGACTTGGTTCGGAAATAATAAATTCCCCAAAAAACTCCAGCAATAGCTAAAACAAAGAGTGTTCTGAATCCCCATGTTTCCCAATAAGGAGGGCGCATTTTGATTCTGACAGATGCTCCTTCATTGTTCCAAAGTCCGTCGTTGTTGGCAGCACGCACTACAAATTTGTATTCTCCTTTGGGCAGGTTAGTGTAAGAAGCAAAACGACGGTCATTTACTTCGTTCCAGTTTTCTTCAAAGCCTTCTAAACGGTAAGAATATCTGTTATTTTCTGGGTGTAAAAAATTGAGTGCCGTAAATTCAAAAGTAATTACTTGGTCTTCATAATCCAAAACAATCTCATCTACTACTGAAATATGGTGTTTGAGAGGAGAGTTTTTATTATTTTTATCTTTAACAGGTACAGATTTATTAAAAATCTTGAAATCGGTCAATACTACTGGAGGTAAATAATCATTGGGACGAACTGTATCTGGATGGAACATCGTTAGTCCTCCAATTCCTCCAAAAAACATCATACCATCACTTTTTCTTAAATGATATGCTCCAGAATTGAACTCATTGCTCTGTATGCCATCTTCCATAGTAAATTCCCATATTGTACTATCTCCAATGTCAAATTTTAAGATACCATTATTCGTACTCAGCCAAAGGTTTTCTTTTTTGTCTCCCAATACTCCATGAATTACTCGGCTAAGTTTTGGATAGGTTTCTCCAAAATGCAGGGCTTGTCCTGTTTTTGGGTCAAAACGGTTTAATCCATTAGGCGTCCCAAGCCATAGATAACCCGATTCGTCTTCCCAAATAGAGCGAATAGCATTACTACTTATACTTTTTGGGTCGTTGTCTTTGTAAGAAAAATTCTGAAAGGATAAAATATTTCCATTGTTGTCCCTTTTAGCGAGGCTAAGACCTCCTTCTTCTGTTCCTATCCAAAGATTTTGTTTTCTATCTTCAAAAATGACACGCACACTATTTCCAGCTAAAGAAGTTTTATCATTCTTATCATAATTGAAATACCTAAAGCGATATTTTTTAGGTGCAATCGTATTTTGATTCAGATATAAATAGTTTCCTGTTGTGTCTTCATAAATTTCATTTAGTCCCCTTTTAGCTGTTCCTACCCATATTTTACCAAAACTATCTTTATACATTGTATAAATTGCATTTCCACTTGGAGAAGCATTTAAGCTATCATTTGCTTTTTCTACAAAAGTTTGAAATTCGATAGGAATTTGAGTTTGTCTGTCTAGTTTAGCTCTAAAAATTCCATTGTTTATTACTGCTCCCCACAATACAGAGTCGCCCTCGTTGAGCAATGCTGTTATATCTCTGTTATTCGGATTTTGAAAAGAAGATAAAAGTGTGGTGTAATTGAATGTGGAATCTTTAGCTACATTTAGATAACTCCAACCATCTGCTGTTCCTACCCAAAGATTGTTATTATCAGAATTTTCAATACTCCAAACCCAAGCAGGAGGTAAACTATTGGTATTTTCTGGATTATGACGAAATGTTTTGAACTGCTTTGTGCGAGTATTTACCTTAAAGACTCCATTTTTATTTGTTCCTATCCATAAAAGTCCAGATTTACTTTTTGCAATAGCTTGAAAAGAGCCATAATTCTCAAACGTATTTCCTATATTTTGGCGTTTGTAAGTATGATTATTTTGATTAAACTTTCCTAATTCTCCAACAGATATAATCCATAAATCTCCACCTTCATCTTGTGCAATTCCCTCAATCGGATACGGTGAGGCTTTGTAGGCTGAAATGTTATCCCCAAGACGGTTGTATCGCCCTATTCCATTTCTAGTGCCTATCCAAAGAGCTTTAAAACGGTCTTCAAAAAAGCAAGTTATTTGTCCGTTGGGCAAAGTAGAAAAAGTAGAATCAGCTACATATACTTTAAAATTGTTGGTTTTGGGTTGGTAGCGAGCCACTCCATTTTGTGTACCTATCCAAACATTACCTTTTGTATCTGTGTATAAGGCTGTTATTTCATTATGAGGAATAGAGTTATTTTTTCCATCAGCAAAATACCTTTCGAAAGTCTTTGTTTTTCTATCGAATCTATTCAAGCCTTTTTTCGTTCCTACCCAAATTGCTCCTGTTGTGTCTTCAGTGATTGCATTTATTCTGTCATCAGAAATAGTTTTTTTATTAGTTTCTTGATGATAATAGTTTATAAAGTTATTAAAATCAAGATTATACATAGAAAAGCCAGCCCCTGTTCCCACCCAAATTGTACCATCTTTAGATTCGAAAAGCGTCTGTATATTGTTATCTGGCAAAGAAGTAGAATCTC
This genomic window contains:
- a CDS encoding OmpA family protein, which codes for MKLNLFYLFILFCFSTTLLLAKTAQSQTYRLLYRFIDKDTGKPIDGVSVRILNTSNNAEQVTVTGKDGETLVYLEPETTFLIRAYNRKYFSTDTLRLQTQKLPNEIAKNDSRRDIKKDIPLEKINIGLVKKLVGVYFSPNSDEVLPECKIILKRLAYILRLNPRIIIEVAAHTDSRGEDAYNLELTQRQANALKEFLIEQGISDDRIKARGFGESILVNQCQNDVKCTSAEHLQNRRVEYVIIGLE
- a CDS encoding amidohydrolase, which translates into the protein MNPTLHISLLQANLFWEDSMKNKSHFENLLSNFFENEENQNTDIVVLPEMFTTGFTMNVDLAEKIEDSPTLEWLKKNTKKYDVAITGSIIIEDDKKFYNRLFFVEPNGNYNYYDKKHLFRMADEQKTFTAGIEHLIFEYKGWKICPQICYDLRFPVFSRNRLNIDKDGIATSGYDILLYVANFPAARALAWNTLLPARAIENSCYAIGVNRIGKDGKGINYDGDSAIYNPKGEKLDSKIENIGEAEILSYSLSATDLQEYRKKFQVYLDDDNFELK
- a CDS encoding DUF3137 domain-containing protein produces the protein MRSFAEFKALFDEDLLPELKELKKELTWRNILQFGIVIALAVILSVLFVLIAMEIVSIWVVVVVSVLLIAGAIWQVRKLADRRDIQMRYKKTVNSKLIEFVAPRGEYNPDGFVPYKDFLESELFKREPDFYGGDDLLITKQNGVEVKFSEVKAAWEEQGEDIKGNDSSQWHVIFDGIFMVSSLRKSFPDMVIIPDISEGSFGRLGYKAKKANHQHGEFVDVEHPEFNNYFTAYAKDAKQAKKMISEEFMDKAVEIAQTIEEPIYFSFNGKKMYVAIRYDKPMFEFNTYLADITNPEKPFEIFKEMDFLVTIGASLNSMGKRKMPDMGSLGGGFGNNFGGMSGMGGLGDMDGMAGMGMMGMEEPRQKQAEPKAEEEDMIGSLGSMSAEDLGLTEEEMQALLRGE
- a CDS encoding lytic transglycosylase domain-containing protein, which gives rise to MSELSIQEKANSLFHLFLVSAFVFCTTNTLSAQNGLKYEEHKSFTLENTVSTTDKQKTISSTHLNHSVLTKNTDLLHQNYSDTAKWNSHRFKTSIFTPTGAPPAVERLIVGTPLTPSDSSDLQDQKRFSYHLLADFVSYVSGQPVEYLNEIEEIVSDEAIMVDAELFFDHQDSTIEFLEEIDLAGNFRSALSDKEIAARMKAIEKEVPFNYTPEVRNFIEKYGVKYYTYTNTLIAKSDEYFPLFEKILKEQGMPEELKYLVVVESAFKTQVRSHAGAVGLWQFMPRTGKVFDLNQNFYIDERMDPTSSTIAACKYLKYLNEFFDGDWELAIAAYNCGPGNVKKAMRRSGKNTFWEIYNYLPRETRAYVPLYTTYAYLFNYAEDHGMVVENPVYAMEYDTVFVSQYVNLDKLADELRMCAADLKAMNPEAKRGIIPNYAKEHPIRIPKNRSEFFWKSQEEILIACQNPNYRSSTTSTATRTASNYKNTKANTTTAQSYTASARTTTTSRTYKKPSGTKSYHVVSKGETLGGIAVKYGTSVSSLRRWNGIYGSRINIGQKIVMYGVKNNRSYSAVAKTTNSTSKRTTTTTSSSTKSSGTYHVVKQGDTLWGIANNAGISVSRLKQLNNLRSDKLNVGQRLKVM
- a CDS encoding response regulator; this encodes MPTILMVVDDEPDVQLLMKQKFRKQLRNNEYEFIFAANGSEALEKLKDNPNIDVILCDVNMPEMDGITLLSKTKVVNPTVQTVIVSAYGDMRNIRRAMNNGAFDFVTKPINFNDLGATIAKTIKHVKRLKESITEKEQLHQKLERYSRDLEKTIEERTNEITIQKEIIEAKNQSITESINYAKRIQDAALPRVEEIKESIPESFIYFKPRDIVSGDFYWFVKQENKIVVTAADCTGHGVPGAFMSLIGNDLLNEIVSARGVLESDKILNELHDSVRKALRQEENKSRDGMDLALCVIDTEAKKLQFSGAKNPLVYFKNGEMSVIKGDKYPIGGVQFQLDRNYTRHEVDLSEPTMVYIFSDGYQDQFGGEKSEKFMSKNFKALLKEIHQKPVEEQKQILDKRFKEWKGDRSQIDDILVMGMRF